A region of Plantactinospora sp. BC1 DNA encodes the following proteins:
- a CDS encoding glycoside hydrolase family 13 protein, which yields MSTSERDRRWWRDAVIYQVYPRSFADDNGDGIGDIAGIRKRLGYLSGLGVDAIWFGPWYPSPMADAGYDVSDFRAIEPVFGTLAEVEELIAEAHGQGLRIIADLVPNHCSDRHPWFQAALAGGPDAPERELFWFRPGRGPDGDQPPTDWVGEFGGQTWTRTTNPDGTPGDWYLHLFAAEQPDFNWDHPRVRAEFEEILRFWFDRGVDGIRIDSAALLLKDATLPEVVDGAPHPFHDLDGVHDIYRSWRRIADSYPEPRALIGEVWLPDRQRFTNYLRPDELHTAFNFDFLSCAWDAAKLRESIDGTLAEHAPIGAPATWVLSNHDVTRVVTRYGRADTTFSFASKREGTYTDLELGTVRARAAALLSLSLPGAAYVYQGEELGLWEVEDIPPALRQDPMYPRSGFVDPGRDGCRVPLPWAGDAAPFGFSPEDASTPPWLPQPAAWKDQTVQAQTDDPHSMLELYREAIRIRRSLPALGDGTLRWLPAPDGVLAFARDPGFACVVNLSEAPVELPPHQGRLLASRPVDGDLLPSDTAVWLRTADAS from the coding sequence GTGTCCACATCAGAGCGCGACCGCCGGTGGTGGCGAGACGCGGTGATCTACCAGGTCTACCCGCGCAGCTTCGCCGACGACAACGGTGACGGCATCGGCGACATCGCCGGCATCCGGAAGCGGCTGGGCTACCTGTCCGGGCTGGGCGTCGACGCCATCTGGTTCGGTCCGTGGTATCCGTCGCCGATGGCCGACGCCGGCTACGACGTCTCCGACTTCCGGGCCATCGAGCCGGTCTTCGGCACCCTCGCCGAGGTCGAGGAGCTGATCGCCGAGGCACACGGGCAGGGCCTGCGGATCATCGCCGACCTGGTGCCGAACCACTGCTCGGACCGGCATCCGTGGTTCCAGGCCGCGCTGGCCGGCGGTCCGGACGCGCCGGAGCGGGAACTGTTCTGGTTTCGTCCCGGACGCGGCCCGGACGGCGACCAGCCGCCGACCGACTGGGTCGGCGAGTTCGGCGGCCAGACCTGGACCCGGACCACCAACCCGGACGGCACCCCCGGCGACTGGTACCTGCACCTCTTCGCCGCCGAACAGCCCGACTTCAACTGGGACCACCCCCGGGTACGCGCCGAGTTCGAGGAGATCCTCCGGTTCTGGTTCGACCGGGGGGTGGACGGCATCCGGATCGACTCGGCGGCGCTGCTGCTCAAGGACGCCACCCTGCCCGAGGTGGTCGACGGCGCGCCGCACCCCTTCCACGACCTGGACGGGGTGCACGACATCTACCGGAGCTGGCGGCGGATCGCCGACAGCTATCCCGAGCCGCGTGCGCTGATCGGCGAGGTGTGGCTGCCGGACCGGCAGCGGTTCACCAACTACCTGCGCCCGGACGAGCTGCACACCGCCTTCAACTTCGACTTCCTCAGCTGCGCCTGGGACGCGGCGAAGCTGCGGGAGAGCATCGACGGCACGCTCGCCGAACACGCCCCGATCGGCGCCCCGGCCACCTGGGTGCTCTCCAACCACGACGTGACCCGGGTGGTCACCCGCTACGGTCGGGCCGACACCACGTTCAGCTTCGCCAGCAAGCGCGAGGGGACGTACACCGACCTGGAACTGGGCACGGTGCGGGCCCGCGCCGCCGCGCTGCTCTCGCTCTCCCTGCCCGGCGCCGCCTACGTCTACCAGGGCGAGGAGCTGGGGCTCTGGGAGGTCGAGGACATCCCACCGGCGTTGCGGCAGGACCCGATGTATCCGCGCTCCGGATTCGTCGACCCCGGCCGGGACGGCTGCCGGGTGCCGCTGCCGTGGGCGGGGGACGCCGCACCGTTCGGGTTCAGCCCGGAGGACGCCTCCACCCCGCCCTGGCTGCCGCAGCCGGCCGCCTGGAAGGACCAGACCGTGCAGGCGCAGACCGACGACCCGCACTCGATGCTGGAGCTGTACCGCGAGGCGATCCGGATCCGGCGGAGCCTGCCCGCGCTCGGCGACGGCACGCTGCGCTGGCTGCCGGCGCCGGACGGGGTACTCGCCTTCGCCCGCGATCCCGGGTTCGCCTGCGTGGTGAACCTCTCCGAGGCTCCCGTGGAGCTTCCGCCGCATCAGGGCCGCCTGCTGGCCAGCCGGCCGGTGGATGGTGACCTGTTGCCGTCCGACACCGCCGTCTGGCTGCGTACCGCCGACGCGAGTTGA
- a CDS encoding LacI family DNA-binding transcriptional regulator, giving the protein MTRRLTEVARKAGVSEATVSRVLNGRGGVSESTRVAVLTALDVLGYERPSKLRGERARLVGLVLPELQNPIFPALAEVVTGSLAQRGLTPALCARTIGGISEMDYVEMLLDHQVSGVIFAGGSYALADAPHDHYRRLTDRGLPVVLVNAGVDELGFPCVSTDDAVAVEQAYGHLRSLGHERIGLVLGPADHVPSRRKLAAMANVAGWADDEECVERSSFSMEGARVAASKLIERGVTGIICASDVMALGTIRAARRLGRSVPADISVVGFDDSALMTCTDPPLTTVRQPIEMMGQAAVDLLVNQIEGVGVLTDELLFEPELVVRGSTAPAPGH; this is encoded by the coding sequence GTGACCAGAAGACTCACCGAGGTGGCCCGGAAGGCCGGGGTCAGCGAGGCCACGGTGAGCCGGGTGCTCAACGGCCGGGGCGGCGTCTCCGAGAGCACCCGGGTCGCCGTGCTCACCGCGCTGGACGTGCTCGGCTACGAGCGCCCCAGCAAGCTGCGCGGCGAACGGGCCCGGCTGGTCGGGCTCGTCCTGCCGGAGTTGCAGAATCCGATCTTCCCGGCCCTGGCCGAGGTGGTCACCGGGTCGCTGGCCCAGCGCGGGCTCACCCCGGCGCTCTGCGCCCGGACCATCGGCGGAATCTCCGAAATGGACTACGTGGAGATGCTGCTGGACCACCAGGTCTCCGGAGTCATCTTCGCCGGTGGCTCGTACGCGCTGGCCGACGCGCCGCACGACCACTACCGGCGGCTCACCGACCGGGGCCTGCCGGTGGTACTCGTCAACGCCGGTGTCGACGAGCTGGGCTTCCCGTGCGTGTCGACCGACGACGCGGTGGCGGTCGAGCAGGCGTACGGGCACCTGCGCTCGCTCGGCCACGAGCGGATCGGTCTGGTGCTGGGCCCGGCCGACCACGTACCGTCCCGCCGGAAGCTGGCCGCGATGGCGAACGTCGCCGGTTGGGCCGACGACGAGGAGTGTGTCGAGCGGTCCAGCTTCTCCATGGAGGGTGCCCGGGTCGCGGCGAGCAAGCTGATCGAGCGCGGCGTCACCGGGATCATCTGCGCCAGCGACGTGATGGCGCTCGGCACCATCCGGGCGGCCCGTCGGCTGGGGCGGTCGGTGCCGGCCGACATCTCGGTGGTCGGCTTCGACGACTCGGCGCTGATGACCTGCACCGACCCGCCGCTGACCACCGTGCGGCAGCCGATCGAGATGATGGGCCAGGCCGCGGTGGACCTGCTGGTGAACCAGATCGAGGGGGTCGGGGTGCTCACCGACGAGCTGCTCTTCGAGCCCGAGCTGGTGGTACGCGGCTCGACCGCCCCGGCACCCGGGCACTGA
- a CDS encoding NAD(P)/FAD-dependent oxidoreductase encodes MAEQERTHVQTDETATTEVTAEVDVVVVGLGVGGEETANRLAAAGLSVVGIERDLVGGECPFWGCVPSKIMIRAANALAEARRVDQLAGQARVEPDFSIVAKRIREEATAGWTDDAGVERFTSRGGRFVRGSGRLVGPGLVRVGDETFRARVGVVLGTGTTPVIPPVPGLAGTPYWTNREAMELSELPGSVVILGGGAIGAEVAQVLARFGVRVGMVEAGERILAQEEPESSERVAAALRADGVTVHTGARAERVEHDGSGFTVHLADGDQLRGERLLVATGRRAVLDTLGLETVGLDPTGRFVATDDRVRAGDGIWAVGDLTGHGAFTHVAMYQAGIAIDDILRRAGVLDDTAGDGPRADYRALPRVTFTDPEVGAVGLTERQARDRGLNVRTAFTPLSESSRGWIHQVGDEGFIKLVADADRGVLVGATSAGPVGGEVLSALAVAVHAEVPVTTLAGMIYAYPTFHRAIETAVRELLQ; translated from the coding sequence ATGGCTGAACAGGAGCGGACGCACGTGCAGACCGACGAGACCGCGACCACGGAGGTGACGGCGGAGGTCGACGTGGTGGTGGTCGGGTTGGGCGTCGGTGGTGAGGAGACGGCGAACCGGCTCGCCGCCGCCGGCCTCTCGGTCGTCGGCATCGAGCGCGACCTCGTCGGCGGCGAGTGTCCGTTCTGGGGGTGCGTGCCGAGCAAGATCATGATCCGGGCCGCGAACGCGCTGGCCGAGGCGCGCCGGGTCGACCAGCTGGCCGGGCAGGCCCGGGTCGAGCCGGACTTCAGCATCGTGGCCAAGCGGATCCGCGAGGAGGCCACCGCCGGCTGGACCGACGACGCCGGGGTGGAGCGGTTCACCTCCAGGGGCGGCCGGTTCGTCCGGGGCTCCGGCCGGCTGGTCGGCCCCGGCCTGGTCCGGGTCGGCGACGAGACGTTCCGGGCCCGGGTCGGCGTCGTGCTGGGTACCGGCACCACCCCGGTGATCCCGCCGGTGCCCGGGCTGGCCGGCACCCCGTACTGGACCAACCGGGAGGCGATGGAGCTATCCGAACTGCCCGGGTCGGTGGTGATCCTCGGCGGCGGGGCGATCGGCGCGGAGGTGGCCCAGGTGCTGGCCCGGTTCGGTGTCCGGGTCGGCATGGTGGAGGCGGGCGAGCGGATCCTCGCCCAGGAGGAGCCGGAGTCGTCGGAACGGGTCGCCGCGGCGCTGCGCGCGGACGGGGTGACGGTGCACACCGGCGCCCGGGCCGAACGGGTGGAGCACGACGGGAGCGGCTTCACCGTGCACCTGGCCGACGGTGACCAGCTCCGGGGCGAACGGCTGCTGGTGGCCACCGGCCGCCGGGCCGTACTCGACACGCTCGGCCTGGAGACGGTCGGGCTGGACCCGACGGGACGGTTCGTGGCCACGGACGACCGGGTGCGGGCCGGCGACGGGATCTGGGCGGTCGGCGACCTGACCGGGCACGGCGCCTTCACCCACGTGGCGATGTACCAGGCCGGGATCGCGATCGACGACATCCTGCGCCGGGCCGGCGTGCTCGACGACACGGCCGGGGACGGACCCCGGGCGGACTACCGGGCACTGCCCCGGGTCACCTTCACCGATCCCGAGGTGGGTGCGGTCGGGCTGACCGAGCGGCAGGCGCGGGACCGGGGACTGAACGTCCGGACCGCCTTCACCCCGCTCTCCGAGTCCAGCCGGGGCTGGATCCACCAGGTCGGCGACGAGGGTTTCATCAAGCTGGTCGCCGACGCCGACCGGGGCGTACTGGTCGGCGCGACCTCGGCCGGGCCGGTCGGTGGCGAGGTGCTCAGCGCGCTGGCGGTGGCGGTACACGCCGAGGTTCCGGTGACGACGCTGGCCGGGATGATCTACGCCTATCCGACGTTCCACCGCGCGATCGAGACGGCGGTACGCGAACTGTTGCAGTAG
- a CDS encoding ABC transporter substrate-binding protein produces the protein MSVPQYRKAAALALVAGLGLSLTACSTKSDDGDSNAGGKVTITVDCQPVGSQKELLQNWNADVAEFQRQNPDIVVKSVSVGEQCNNPPDFTARLAGGTVTDVFYGYMTDLQQVLDSGQAMDITEYANKENVPTWDSVDPALKEVFTDGGKLYAVPVKNYSMGLVYNKVLFQQAGLDVNNPPKTWADVRAAAKKISALGNGVAGYSEYSAGNTGGWHFTALLYSQGGQVLTPDGKKADFNNPMGRQVLQNLKDMRYGDNSMGARQLLQWGDLLTNAAAGKVGMFIGAPDATQAIVSQFQGKFQDWAMAPMPGQDGPAKGTLGGGEGYFFKKGLTPEQVKAGLKWIAYQKLTPGKGQFDYVRAKPQNYPVGLPQPLLFANGSEAQKQELELRKANANLDTANFALFEATPVPIKGEPRNAQAIYAVLDAAMSGVLTNPNANVDALLKTAEDKVNQLLAAES, from the coding sequence ATGTCCGTACCGCAGTACCGGAAGGCCGCGGCGCTGGCGCTCGTGGCCGGCCTGGGACTCAGCCTCACGGCATGCTCCACGAAGAGCGACGACGGCGACTCGAACGCCGGCGGCAAGGTCACCATCACGGTCGACTGCCAGCCGGTCGGCTCCCAGAAGGAGCTGTTGCAGAACTGGAACGCCGACGTCGCCGAGTTCCAGCGGCAGAATCCCGACATCGTCGTCAAGAGCGTCAGCGTCGGCGAGCAGTGCAACAACCCGCCGGACTTCACCGCCCGGCTCGCCGGCGGCACCGTGACCGACGTCTTCTACGGGTACATGACCGACCTGCAACAGGTGCTGGACTCCGGTCAGGCGATGGACATCACCGAGTACGCCAACAAGGAGAACGTGCCGACCTGGGACAGCGTCGACCCGGCGCTCAAGGAGGTCTTCACCGACGGCGGCAAGCTCTACGCCGTACCGGTGAAGAACTACTCGATGGGGCTGGTCTACAACAAGGTCCTCTTCCAGCAGGCCGGACTGGACGTGAACAACCCGCCCAAGACCTGGGCCGACGTCCGGGCCGCCGCCAAGAAGATCTCCGCGCTCGGCAACGGCGTCGCCGGGTACTCGGAATACAGCGCCGGCAACACCGGCGGCTGGCACTTCACCGCCCTGCTCTACTCCCAGGGCGGCCAGGTCCTGACCCCGGACGGCAAGAAGGCCGACTTCAACAACCCGATGGGCCGGCAGGTCCTACAGAATCTCAAGGACATGCGGTACGGCGACAACAGCATGGGCGCCCGGCAACTGCTCCAGTGGGGCGACCTGCTGACCAACGCCGCCGCCGGCAAGGTCGGCATGTTCATCGGCGCGCCGGACGCCACCCAGGCGATCGTCAGCCAGTTCCAGGGCAAGTTCCAGGACTGGGCGATGGCCCCGATGCCCGGCCAGGACGGCCCGGCCAAGGGGACGCTCGGCGGCGGCGAGGGCTACTTCTTCAAGAAGGGCCTCACTCCGGAGCAGGTCAAGGCCGGTCTGAAGTGGATCGCGTACCAGAAGCTGACCCCGGGCAAGGGCCAGTTCGACTACGTACGCGCCAAGCCGCAGAACTACCCGGTCGGGCTGCCGCAGCCGCTGCTCTTCGCCAACGGCAGCGAGGCGCAGAAGCAGGAACTCGAACTGCGCAAGGCGAACGCCAACCTCGACACCGCGAACTTCGCGCTCTTCGAGGCGACCCCGGTCCCGATCAAGGGTGAGCCGCGCAACGCGCAGGCGATCTACGCGGTGCTCGACGCGGCGATGTCCGGGGTGCTGACGAACCCGAACGCGAACGTCGACGCGCTGCTCAAGACGGCGGAGGACAAGGTCAACCAGCTCCTGGCCGCCGAGAGCTGA
- a CDS encoding carbohydrate ABC transporter permease, with product MAITTAPGTTRPGRPARPYPAPPRPSSGFGRKVRDNLTGHAFLIGAVVCFAVFSWYPMIRGVVMSFQRTRRGETTWVGWDNYLRILDDPSFWPAWKNTIYFTVLALVLGYAVPFFVAILLNEFRHAKGYLRILVYLPVMLPPASALFLFKYYAYDPSEAGLFNAVLKALHLPTSEWMQSPEMTMPAMVIASTWMNMGSAVLIYLAALQNIPGELYEAAELDGAGIWRRIVNVTVPQTRLILLLLAMLQIVATMQLFIEPLILANGAGAEDSATSVAYLIYQHGFFQNDLNGAAALGVIMLVVLAGFSAVYARLTAKQD from the coding sequence TTGGCGATCACCACCGCCCCGGGTACCACCAGACCGGGTCGCCCCGCCCGGCCGTACCCGGCACCGCCACGGCCCAGCAGCGGTTTCGGCCGGAAGGTCCGGGACAACCTGACCGGGCACGCGTTCCTGATCGGCGCGGTGGTCTGCTTCGCCGTCTTCTCCTGGTACCCGATGATCCGCGGCGTCGTGATGAGCTTCCAGCGCACCCGGCGCGGCGAGACCACCTGGGTGGGCTGGGACAACTACCTGCGAATCCTCGACGACCCGAGCTTCTGGCCGGCCTGGAAGAACACCATCTACTTCACGGTGCTGGCGCTCGTCCTCGGCTACGCGGTGCCGTTCTTCGTGGCGATCCTGCTCAACGAGTTCCGGCACGCCAAGGGGTACCTGCGGATCCTGGTCTACCTGCCGGTGATGCTCCCGCCCGCCTCGGCGCTCTTCCTCTTCAAGTACTACGCCTACGACCCCAGCGAGGCCGGACTCTTCAACGCGGTACTCAAGGCGCTGCACCTGCCGACCTCGGAGTGGATGCAGTCGCCGGAGATGACGATGCCGGCGATGGTGATCGCCTCGACCTGGATGAACATGGGCAGCGCGGTGCTGATCTATCTGGCGGCGTTGCAGAACATCCCCGGCGAACTCTACGAGGCGGCCGAGCTGGACGGCGCCGGGATCTGGCGGCGGATCGTCAACGTCACCGTCCCGCAGACCCGGCTGATCCTGCTGCTGCTGGCGATGCTCCAGATCGTCGCCACCATGCAGCTCTTCATCGAGCCGCTGATCCTGGCCAACGGGGCCGGCGCGGAGGACTCGGCGACCTCGGTGGCGTACCTCATCTACCAGCACGGGTTCTTCCAGAACGACCTCAACGGTGCGGCGGCGCTCGGCGTGATCATGCTCGTGGTACTGGCCGGCTTCTCCGCCGTCTACGCCCGACTGACCGCGAAACAGGACTAG
- a CDS encoding carbohydrate ABC transporter permease: MAQDSGTRTLISPAQLRRGRGRVVYWTLLTVVVVVFTLVFLGPLYWMVTGALKSGQEIAQTPPTLFPRDPQPQNYVDAWNNLDLAKLLFNTFYYAAGALLFQLVLDTAAAYSLSKLRPVFGNAILGLMLATLMIPAMVLIVPQYVTVIDLPILHINLLDSPFAIWLPLVANAFNIFLLKRFFDSIPEDLMAAALMDGATPLRTLWSIILPMSRPILGVVSIFAVTAVWKDFLWPKLVMPSPETRTVSVGIYAFAGGTPMNVVIAASVIAAIPTVVIFLIFQRNIMSGLTTGSIKG, from the coding sequence ATGGCACAGGACTCCGGCACCCGGACCCTCATCTCCCCCGCCCAGCTCCGCCGGGGACGCGGCAGGGTCGTCTACTGGACGCTGCTCACCGTCGTCGTGGTGGTGTTCACGCTGGTCTTCCTCGGCCCGCTCTACTGGATGGTCACCGGCGCGCTCAAGTCCGGCCAGGAGATCGCGCAGACCCCGCCGACCCTCTTCCCGCGCGACCCGCAGCCGCAGAACTACGTCGACGCGTGGAACAACCTGGACCTGGCGAAACTGCTCTTCAACACGTTCTACTACGCGGCCGGGGCGCTGCTGTTCCAGCTCGTCCTGGACACCGCGGCGGCGTACTCGCTGTCGAAGCTGCGGCCGGTCTTCGGCAACGCGATCCTCGGGCTGATGCTGGCGACGCTGATGATCCCGGCGATGGTGCTGATCGTCCCGCAGTACGTGACGGTGATCGACCTGCCGATCCTGCACATCAACCTGCTCGACTCGCCGTTCGCGATCTGGCTGCCCCTGGTCGCGAACGCCTTCAACATCTTCCTGCTGAAGCGCTTCTTCGACTCGATCCCCGAGGACCTGATGGCGGCGGCCCTGATGGACGGCGCGACGCCGCTGCGCACGCTCTGGTCGATCATCCTGCCGATGTCCCGCCCCATCCTCGGGGTGGTCTCCATCTTCGCCGTGACGGCGGTCTGGAAGGACTTCCTCTGGCCGAAGCTGGTGATGCCGTCGCCGGAGACCCGTACGGTCAGCGTCGGCATCTACGCCTTCGCCGGCGGTACCCCGATGAACGTCGTGATCGCCGCCTCGGTGATCGCGGCGATCCCGACCGTGGTGATCTTCCTGATCTTCCAACGGAACATCATGTCCGGGCTGACCACCGGCAGCATCAAGGGCTGA
- a CDS encoding phytoene/squalene synthase family protein, which translates to MDTSLGGSYERCRELHKRHGRTYYLATRLLPAWKRRHVHALYGFTRYADEIVDRTEELPTPVRTARLADWSERFLAGLRGEPVADPLLPAVLHTIAVFDLDRADFAAFLRSMAMDLTVTSYPRYADLLDYMEGSAAAIGTMMLPILGSADPAAAREPARQLGFAFQLTNFIRDVAEDLGRGRVYLPAEDLARFGVAPADLVDAARRGRATPRIRQLIEYEVSRARAHYLAAAPGVTLLAPASQSCIRTAYLLYGGILDEVVAAGYDVFAGRAVVPRRRRAAVAARALVTPTGTPVVAPGAPPRTGRGVPERLAIP; encoded by the coding sequence GTGGACACCAGTCTCGGCGGGTCCTATGAGCGCTGCCGTGAGCTGCACAAACGGCACGGCCGGACCTACTATCTCGCGACCAGGCTGCTGCCCGCCTGGAAACGGCGTCACGTGCACGCGCTCTACGGCTTCACCCGGTACGCCGACGAGATCGTGGACCGCACCGAGGAACTGCCGACCCCGGTCCGGACGGCCCGGCTCGCCGACTGGTCGGAGCGGTTCCTCGCCGGGCTGCGCGGCGAGCCGGTGGCCGATCCGCTGCTGCCGGCCGTGCTGCACACCATCGCGGTCTTCGACCTCGACCGGGCGGACTTCGCGGCGTTCCTGCGCAGCATGGCGATGGACCTGACCGTGACCAGCTATCCCCGCTACGCCGACCTGCTCGACTACATGGAAGGGTCGGCGGCGGCGATCGGCACGATGATGCTGCCGATCCTGGGCAGCGCCGACCCGGCCGCCGCCCGGGAGCCGGCCCGGCAGCTCGGCTTCGCCTTCCAGCTCACCAACTTCATCCGGGACGTCGCCGAGGATCTCGGCCGGGGCCGGGTCTACCTGCCGGCGGAGGACCTGGCCAGGTTCGGGGTCGCCCCGGCCGACCTGGTCGACGCGGCGCGGCGGGGGCGGGCCACGCCGCGGATCCGGCAACTGATCGAGTACGAGGTGAGCCGCGCCCGGGCGCACTACCTCGCCGCGGCGCCCGGGGTGACCCTGCTCGCCCCGGCCTCGCAGTCCTGCATCCGCACCGCCTACCTGCTCTACGGCGGAATCCTCGACGAGGTGGTCGCCGCCGGGTACGACGTCTTCGCCGGCCGGGCCGTGGTGCCGCGCCGACGCCGGGCGGCGGTCGCCGCGCGGGCGCTGGTGACCCCGACCGGCACTCCGGTGGTGGCACCTGGAGCGCCGCCCCGGACGGGTCGCGGGGTGCCGGAGCGGCTGGCCATCCCCTGA
- the crtI gene encoding phytoene desaturase family protein, whose product MRTVGGRTDRVVVVGAGLGGLACALHLAGAGRQVTVLEREAVPGGRAGRLSVDGYEFDTGPTVLTMPDLIAEALGAVGEELDDWLDLVPLDPAYRAHYPDGSTLDVVTDTARMAGEIARVCGPREADGYLRFVDYARRLWQLERADFIDRNLDRPTDLLTANLVRLVAAGAFRRLQTKIDQFFADPRTRRIFSFQAMYAGLAPHDALAIYTVISYLDSVAGVYFPRGGIHAVSRALAGAAEKHGVQIRYGSTVERVETSAGRATGVRTTDGSVVPADVVVLNPDLPVAYRDLLPDGAPPRRLRYSPSCVVLHVGARQGYRGIAHHNIHFGRAWRRTFDEVIRRGELMSDPSLLVTNPSRTDPSTAPADRHGYYVLAPVPNLDRGAGLDWRGDLPRRYADELLATLERRGYVGLADSVEVLRTVTPADWADAGMAAGTPFAAAHSLWQTGPFRPGNLHRDLPNVVFVGSGTQPGVGVPMVMISGKLAAARVTGGGR is encoded by the coding sequence GTGCGAACCGTGGGTGGACGGACCGACCGGGTGGTGGTGGTCGGCGCCGGGCTCGGCGGCCTCGCCTGCGCCCTGCACCTGGCCGGCGCCGGCCGCCAGGTCACCGTGCTGGAGCGCGAGGCCGTACCGGGCGGACGGGCCGGCCGGCTCAGCGTCGACGGCTACGAGTTCGACACCGGACCGACCGTGCTGACCATGCCCGACCTGATCGCGGAGGCGCTCGGCGCGGTCGGCGAGGAGCTGGACGACTGGCTCGACCTCGTCCCGCTCGACCCGGCGTACCGGGCGCACTATCCGGACGGGTCCACCCTGGACGTCGTCACCGACACCGCCCGGATGGCCGGGGAGATCGCCCGGGTCTGCGGCCCCCGGGAGGCCGACGGCTACCTGCGGTTCGTCGACTACGCCCGCCGGCTCTGGCAGCTCGAACGCGCCGACTTCATCGACCGCAACCTGGACCGCCCGACCGACCTGCTCACCGCCAACCTGGTCCGGCTGGTGGCCGCCGGTGCGTTCCGGCGGTTGCAGACCAAGATCGACCAGTTCTTCGCCGACCCGCGTACCCGGCGGATCTTCTCCTTCCAGGCCATGTACGCCGGCCTCGCCCCGCACGACGCGCTCGCCATCTACACCGTGATCTCCTACCTCGACTCGGTCGCCGGGGTCTACTTCCCGCGCGGCGGCATCCATGCCGTCTCCCGGGCCCTGGCCGGCGCCGCCGAGAAGCACGGCGTGCAGATCCGGTACGGCAGCACCGTCGAGCGGGTGGAGACCTCGGCCGGCCGGGCCACCGGGGTACGCACCACCGACGGCTCGGTCGTCCCCGCCGACGTGGTGGTACTCAACCCGGACCTGCCGGTGGCATACCGTGACCTGCTCCCCGACGGCGCCCCGCCGCGCCGGCTGCGCTACTCGCCGTCCTGTGTCGTGCTGCACGTCGGCGCCCGGCAGGGCTACCGGGGCATCGCCCACCACAACATCCACTTCGGGCGGGCCTGGCGGCGCACCTTCGACGAGGTGATCCGGCGCGGCGAGCTGATGTCGGACCCGTCGCTGCTGGTCACCAACCCGAGCCGGACCGACCCGTCGACGGCACCCGCCGACCGGCACGGCTACTACGTGCTCGCCCCGGTGCCGAACCTCGACCGGGGCGCCGGACTCGACTGGCGCGGCGACCTGCCCCGGCGGTACGCGGACGAACTGCTGGCCACCCTGGAACGCCGGGGCTACGTCGGGCTGGCCGACAGCGTCGAGGTACTCCGGACCGTCACCCCGGCCGACTGGGCCGACGCGGGGATGGCCGCCGGTACCCCGTTCGCGGCCGCGCACAGCCTGTGGCAGACCGGCCCGTTCCGCCCCGGCAACCTGCACCGCGACCTGCCCAACGTGGTGTTCGTGGGTTCCGGCACGCAGCCCGGGGTGGGCGTGCCTATGGTGATGATCTCCGGGAAGCTCGCCGCCGCCCGGGTGACTGGAGGTGGCCGATGA
- the idi gene encoding isopentenyl-diphosphate Delta-isomerase yields MTADRDTPGRDDGADRPEHGAARGRPTDRERHLVELVDEAGAPLGARTVDEAHRSPGQLHRAFSVLLVDAAGRILLQQRAAAKTRFPLRWANTCCGHPEPGQALDTAAGRRLREELGIEAVPLTEIGVYLYRAEDPGTGRVEYEYDHVLRGDFDAGRAVLPDPDEVADLRWVHPDELRAGLDADPEAYAPWLGGVLSRLTGPAQSSPAGAPSGPPRRSGNRGRWEQVPAPTGQEENPAERSGGR; encoded by the coding sequence ATGACAGCCGACCGCGACACGCCGGGCCGGGACGACGGGGCGGACCGGCCGGAACACGGCGCGGCGCGGGGCCGCCCGACCGACCGGGAACGGCACCTGGTGGAGCTGGTCGACGAGGCCGGCGCCCCGCTCGGTGCCCGTACGGTCGACGAGGCGCACCGGTCGCCGGGCCAGCTCCACCGGGCCTTCTCCGTACTGCTGGTCGACGCGGCCGGGCGGATCCTGCTCCAGCAGCGGGCCGCCGCCAAGACCCGGTTCCCGCTGCGCTGGGCCAACACCTGCTGCGGGCATCCGGAACCCGGGCAGGCGCTCGACACCGCCGCCGGCCGGCGACTGCGCGAGGAACTCGGCATCGAGGCCGTACCGCTGACCGAGATCGGGGTCTATCTCTACCGGGCCGAGGACCCCGGCACCGGCCGGGTGGAATACGAGTACGACCACGTGCTGCGCGGCGACTTCGACGCCGGCCGGGCGGTGCTGCCCGACCCGGACGAGGTGGCCGACCTGCGCTGGGTACACCCCGACGAGCTGCGGGCCGGGCTGGACGCCGACCCGGAGGCGTACGCGCCGTGGCTGGGTGGGGTGCTCAGCCGGCTGACCGGCCCGGCACAGTCGTCGCCGGCCGGTGCACCGTCCGGGCCACCGCGCCGGTCGGGCAACCGTGGCCGGTGGGAGCAGGTCCCGGCCCCCACGGGTCAGGAGGAGAACCCGGCGGAGCGGTCGGGTGGCCGATGA